A stretch of Candidatus Deferrimicrobiaceae bacterium DNA encodes these proteins:
- a CDS encoding Mur ligase domain-containing protein yields the protein MKNVHLIAACGVGMASLAGMLKEKGFRVTGSDANVYPPMSTQLSSLGIMLRSPYAAENIPEDA from the coding sequence ACCTGATCGCAGCTTGCGGAGTGGGGATGGCCTCCCTCGCAGGGATGCTGAAAGAAAAGGGGTTCCGCGTGACCGGGTCCGACGCCAACGTCTATCCGCCCATGAGCACGCAACTTTCGTCGCTCGGGATCATGCTGCGCTCCCCGTACGCGGCCGAAAACATCCCGGAGGACGCC